agccgattggtgggagattcaggacagataaaaggaaggacgtctccACGCAGTGCATAGctaatctatggaattcactactgcaagaggTAGTGATGCCCATCAATTTGGAtagcttgaaaagggggttagacaaattcatggaggagaaggccatcaatggctgctCGTCCGGATGGCTGCATGCTACCTTCAAGTATCACATgcagtatgcaccagttgctggggaacatgggcggaagggtgctgttgcacttgcgtcctgcttgtgaattcttgatcgacagctggttggccactgtgtggacagaacgctggactagatggacccttggtctgatctagcagggctcttctgatgtccaaGTGTAATCAACGGCATCTCACCACCTTGGAGGTTCCTTTAGGGCTGGAACGGTGGGATAAAACTATTTTAGTAAATAAGTAACATGGTTCAGCTGGGTGTTACGCAGGGCTGACTTAAAAGGTAGGCACGGtcgggcacttgctgagggcacACACCCCAGCCAGGGGCCCACAGACAAGACCCtccggagttgctcctcctcttcactgttgcaagctgcttgttcagctgcctctcgtCTTGGCCCAGagagcagtggtggtgaaaaggagcagAGGCTGAtgccttcttgctcactggctctctgcctgactAGCAAGCAagtggaatgcctctcccgacatgaacctacccgtacactgcgctcaacgtctaaggccctcctccgagtgcctactccgagggaagctcggaggatggcaacaagggagagggccttctcagtggtggtcccccaattgtggaatatcTTTcaggcgtcaggtcaagacttttctcccaggcatttaacggcattgaaccatgctaagtttgttttttaacggaccccagaactgttgttttaaatggatgctgctgtttttatactgttgttggtggtttttaaattttgtatacttttaatgtttactgtttttagcttttgtgaaccgcccagagagcttcagctgtagagcggtatataagtgtaataaataaataaaaaatcaaataaatgatgagaaagaggaggggggatgaTGGCAGCTGGTATCAATGGCGGTGAGAAAGTAGGCTCCCAGAGGGAGGGAACCCATGGGGTGTGTGATGCCCgtgggccctccaaaacctgggccCAACACTGGTGTTAGGTACCCTGGAGAGAGCCCATGGAATGCCAGCAGAGTAGCACAGGGGAGACAAAGAGGCGGAAGGAAGGGGTGCTGACCGCTGGGGAGGAAGGGTTTGGTGAGAGCAGGgcccgcccacctgcctgcccgcctgaTGGGTCCTTGCTTTCCTGCTTCCTTGCAGCAGAAGCCGAGAGCAGCGTCTTCGCCTCCAACTCCCTGCAGCGGAAGAAGAAGGGgctgctgcgccccgtgcaccaGCGGACCAAGCCCCACCTGCTGATCGGCATGCCCCAGGACTTCCGGCAGATCTCCTCCATCATCGACGTGGACATTCTGCCCGAGACCCACCGGCGGGTGCGGCTGCACAAGCACGGCTCGAGCAAGCCGCTGGGCTTCTACATCCGGGACGGGGTCAGCGTGCGCGTGGCCCCCCAGGGGGTGGAGAAGGTGCCTGGCATCTTCATCTCCCGCTTGGTCAAGGGAGGGCTGGCCGAGAGCACGGGGCTGCTGGCCGTCAACGACGAGATCTTGGAGGTCAATGGCATCGACGTGGCGGGCAAGTCGCTGGACCAGGTCACGGACATGATGGTGGCCAACAGCCACAACCTCATCATCACCGTCAAGCCGGCCAACCAGCGCAACAACGTCATCCGCAGCAGCAAGGCCTCGGGCAGCTCCGGGGTGTCTACGGAcagcacccccagccagcagACGCCCAGTCCGGCTTCCCAGTACCTGAGCAACTGCAGCACGGCGGAGGGCGAGAGTGACGAAGAGGGCGACCTGGTGATCGAGAGCGATTTGCCGGCCAGTTGCCCCAACGGGGGTCTCCTGGAGAGCCTGCAGCACAGCCTGTCTCTGTACAGCTCTCAGGGCTCGCTGCCCTCCCTGAACAGTCACAGTGGCAGTGGCAGCCCGATCCGGGGCAGCCGAGCGGGGAGTCTCCGGGAGGACGGCACGGTCATCACGCTATAGCCCCGGGCACCGTCTGTCCCCCCCTTCCCACGCCCGTGTATTTGAACTGCAACATTTTTGAGGTCAGTTTGGCAGCGGCCTCGTTCCTGGGCAATGGAGCTGAAATACAGAGCCTGTCTGGATTGTGAGACTTGACCCTCACTTGACGTCACTGACCCTCCCTTGTGCACTGCCTGGTAGCCACACGGCGCTCTCTGTGGCCGAGATAGCAGACAGGATTGGAGACACCTGGGGTGGCCCATCTTCCCCGAGACCTTTGCAAACTGTCCCCGTTGAACCAAAGCGACGGGAGTCCAATGTCCTTGCCCGCTCCCCCTCTACCGCCATTTGTGTTCCAGGCAGACCGGGGCCTCCCAACCCGCGGTCCCTGCCACCGCCGACTATCGGCCCTCATGAAGTGTTTgggtttttgttctttgtttttatgaTAACATGCATCACAGATTAATATATTGCAACAGACTATtaaactgttttcttttttaggaaGCCTGTTCTCACGTGGTTTTTGGAAGCAGGCAGCGGCGGGGAATGGCAAGGCGAA
The sequence above is drawn from the Elgaria multicarinata webbii isolate HBS135686 ecotype San Diego chromosome 14, rElgMul1.1.pri, whole genome shotgun sequence genome and encodes:
- the PARD6A gene encoding partitioning defective 6 homolog alpha isoform X1: MAKHHRTPARSPEPVIEVKSKFDAEFRRFAMKRSSAGGFQEFYQLIQRVHQIPCLDVLLGYTDVHGDLLPINNDDNYHKALSSANPLLRIIIQKRELQIPAMKKGKVMGLIGTLQRAPCQRPLPPAEAESSVFASNSLQRKKKGLLRPVHQRTKPHLLIGMPQDFRQISSIIDVDILPETHRRVRLHKHGSSKPLGFYIRDGVSVRVAPQGVEKVPGIFISRLVKGGLAESTGLLAVNDEILEVNGIDVAGKSLDQVTDMMVANSHNLIITVKPANQRNNVIRSSKASGSSGVSTDSTPSQQTPSPASQYLSNCSTAEGESDEEGDLVIESDLPASCPNGGLLESLQHSLSLYSSQGSLPSLNSHSGSGSPIRGSRAGSLREDGTVITL
- the PARD6A gene encoding partitioning defective 6 homolog alpha isoform X3, with protein sequence MAKHHRTPARSPEPVIEVKSKFDAEFRRFAMKRSSAGGFQEFYQLIQRVHQIPCLDVLLGYTDVHGDLLPINNDDNYHKALSSANPLLRIIIQKRAEAESSVFASNSLQRKKKGLLRPVHQRTKPHLLIGMPQDFRQISSIIDVDILPETHRRVRLHKHGSSKPLGFYIRDGVSVRVAPQGVEKVPGIFISRLVKGGLAESTGLLAVNDEILEVNGIDVAGKSLDQVTDMMVANSHNLIITVKPANQRNNVIRSSKASGSSGVSTDSTPSQQTPSPASQYLSNCSTAEGESDEEGDLVIESDLPASCPNGGLLESLQHSLSLYSSQGSLPSLNSHSGSGSPIRGSRAGSLREDGTVITL
- the PARD6A gene encoding partitioning defective 6 homolog alpha isoform X2, with protein sequence MAKHHRTPARSPEPVIEVKSKFDAEFRRFAMKRSSAGGFQEFYQLIQRVHQIPCLDVLLGYTDVHGDLLPINNDDNYHKALSSANPLLRIIIQKRELQIPAMKKGKVMGLIGTLQRAPCQRPLPPEAESSVFASNSLQRKKKGLLRPVHQRTKPHLLIGMPQDFRQISSIIDVDILPETHRRVRLHKHGSSKPLGFYIRDGVSVRVAPQGVEKVPGIFISRLVKGGLAESTGLLAVNDEILEVNGIDVAGKSLDQVTDMMVANSHNLIITVKPANQRNNVIRSSKASGSSGVSTDSTPSQQTPSPASQYLSNCSTAEGESDEEGDLVIESDLPASCPNGGLLESLQHSLSLYSSQGSLPSLNSHSGSGSPIRGSRAGSLREDGTVITL
- the PARD6A gene encoding partitioning defective 6 homolog alpha isoform X4, whose product is MAKHHRTPARSPEPVIEVKSKFDAEFRRFAMKRSSAGGFQEFYQLIQRVHQIPCLDVLLGYTDVHGDLLPINNDDNYHKALSSANPLLRIIIQKREAESSVFASNSLQRKKKGLLRPVHQRTKPHLLIGMPQDFRQISSIIDVDILPETHRRVRLHKHGSSKPLGFYIRDGVSVRVAPQGVEKVPGIFISRLVKGGLAESTGLLAVNDEILEVNGIDVAGKSLDQVTDMMVANSHNLIITVKPANQRNNVIRSSKASGSSGVSTDSTPSQQTPSPASQYLSNCSTAEGESDEEGDLVIESDLPASCPNGGLLESLQHSLSLYSSQGSLPSLNSHSGSGSPIRGSRAGSLREDGTVITL